From a region of the Panicum virgatum strain AP13 chromosome 2K, P.virgatum_v5, whole genome shotgun sequence genome:
- the LOC120673099 gene encoding DNA gyrase subunit A-like: MDDEGADSDRGWPIRRWCMRSLPRISRPHQFCRPAEQLPAPPRIHGIGKHESPSATNLLCCVLKDDFIPNFDNSQREPSLLLARVPSLLLNGSSGIAVGMATNIPPHNLGELVDALSVIVQKPEATNHPEAEVAALPPPATTDTEEDRAAAATPADNNPSITVPWED; this comes from the exons ATGGACGACGAGGGGGCCGACAGCGACCGTGGATGGCCGATACGGAGGTGGTGTATGCGCTCACTGCCCAGAATCTCCCGTCCCCATCAATTTTGTCGACCAGCTGAGCAGCTCCCTGCTCCACCAAGGATCCATGGGATTGGGAAGCACGAAT CCCCCTCAGCCACGAATCTCTTGTGCTGTGTATTAAAG GATGACTTCATACCAAACTTTGATAACTCACAGAGGGAGCCATCTCTGCTGCTGGCTCGTGTTCCATCTCTATTGTTGAATGGTTCTTCTGGGATTGCG GTCGGAATGGCAACAAACATTCCTCCTCACAATCTGGGGGAGCTTGTTGATGCACTTTCTGTTATAGTTCAAAAGCCTGAAGCCACA AACCACCCagaggctgaggttgctgctctgccgccaccggccaccaccgACACCGAGGAGGATCGCGCAGCGGCCGCCACACCAGCCGacaacaatccctccatcacaGTACCGTGGGAAGATTGA